One Comamonas endophytica DNA window includes the following coding sequences:
- a CDS encoding ATP-binding protein, giving the protein MPTPAAPTPAAPMPASRWSRTVRWAVGVGVALMCAMGLVLMFMLALATNNREAYERNYSWLFTMNVLVAAVLLGLLLWGGVRLALRLRRGRFGSRLLLKLAGIFALVGVVPGLLIYVVSYQFVSRSIESWFDVKVEGALSAGVSLASVTLDTVANDMAHNTRTASESLAQVPNAAAGFELERIREQLGAIDVVLWSASGKVLASVGPSKFDLLLPERPSAQQMRALREQQASARIEGLDDVSAVDDPEALARMLDAVRVRTLALVPNPAVGLLAEARYVQATLKMPVALLTNAMAVQEANREYQERALAREGLQRMYIGTLTLSLFLAVFGAILLAVVLGNQLARPLLLLAQGVREVARGDLRPKASLPSADELSGLTRAFALMTRQLAEAHAAVGQSMADVDAARSNLQTILDNLTSGVIVLDETGHVVSSNPGATRILRVPMAAYQGRLLEEVPGLAEFAQMVREQFAQFLGERGAAPGRDRWQMVHEVHGTGGGGGVVQDSTSLVVRGAELPGSQRLLVFDDISEIVSAQRAQAWGEVARRVAHEIKNPLTPIQLSAERLAMKLMDKLAPTEQALLGKSVKTIVEQVGAMKHLVDEFRDYARLPAAQLVPLDLNGLLADVLHLYGEENAAVRINAQLDPNCPWIAGDAQQLRQIVHNLLQNAQHATEQAAAENGSAPEAVELATQWNEVTGRVHLSISDRGTGFPANILQRAFEPYVTTKARGTGLGLAVVKKIADEHSARINLSNRVENGVVRGAQVSLSFAPVTKVLAEDAAQRST; this is encoded by the coding sequence ATGCCTACGCCGGCCGCACCTACGCCGGCCGCACCGATGCCGGCGTCGCGCTGGTCGCGCACGGTGCGCTGGGCCGTGGGCGTGGGCGTGGCGCTGATGTGCGCCATGGGCCTGGTGCTGATGTTCATGCTGGCGCTGGCCACCAACAACCGCGAGGCCTACGAGCGCAACTACAGCTGGCTGTTCACGATGAACGTGCTGGTCGCGGCCGTGCTGCTGGGCCTGCTGCTGTGGGGCGGGGTGCGGCTGGCGCTGCGGCTGCGGCGCGGGCGCTTCGGCAGCCGCCTGCTGCTCAAGCTCGCCGGCATCTTCGCGCTGGTCGGGGTGGTGCCGGGGCTGCTGATCTATGTGGTGTCCTATCAATTCGTCTCGCGCTCGATCGAGAGCTGGTTCGACGTCAAGGTCGAAGGCGCGCTGTCGGCGGGCGTGAGCCTGGCCAGCGTCACGCTGGACACGGTGGCCAATGACATGGCGCACAACACGCGCACCGCCAGCGAGTCGCTGGCCCAGGTGCCGAACGCGGCGGCCGGTTTCGAGCTCGAGCGCATCCGCGAGCAGCTCGGCGCCATCGATGTGGTGCTGTGGAGCGCTTCGGGCAAGGTCCTGGCCAGCGTCGGGCCGTCGAAATTCGACCTGCTGCTGCCCGAGCGGCCCAGCGCGCAGCAGATGCGTGCGCTGCGCGAGCAGCAGGCCTCGGCGCGCATCGAGGGGCTCGATGACGTGTCGGCGGTCGACGATCCCGAGGCCCTGGCACGCATGCTGGACGCGGTGCGCGTGCGCACGCTGGCGCTGGTGCCCAATCCCGCCGTCGGCCTGCTGGCCGAGGCGCGCTACGTGCAGGCCACGCTGAAGATGCCGGTGGCGCTGCTGACCAACGCCATGGCGGTGCAGGAGGCAAACCGCGAATACCAGGAGCGTGCGCTGGCGCGCGAAGGCCTGCAGCGCATGTATATAGGCACGCTCACCCTGAGCCTGTTCCTGGCGGTGTTCGGTGCCATCTTGCTGGCCGTGGTGCTGGGCAATCAGCTGGCGCGGCCGCTGCTGCTGCTGGCGCAGGGCGTGCGCGAGGTGGCGCGCGGCGATCTGCGCCCCAAGGCCTCGCTGCCCAGCGCCGACGAGCTCAGCGGGCTGACGCGCGCGTTTGCGCTGATGACGCGGCAGCTGGCCGAGGCGCATGCTGCGGTGGGCCAGAGCATGGCCGATGTCGATGCGGCGCGCTCCAACCTGCAGACCATCCTGGACAACCTGACTTCGGGCGTGATCGTGCTCGACGAGACCGGCCATGTGGTGTCGAGCAACCCCGGCGCGACGCGCATCCTGCGCGTGCCCATGGCCGCCTACCAGGGGCGCCTGCTGGAGGAGGTGCCGGGCCTGGCGGAATTCGCGCAGATGGTGCGCGAGCAGTTTGCCCAGTTTCTCGGCGAGCGCGGCGCGGCGCCGGGGCGCGACCGCTGGCAGATGGTGCACGAGGTCCACGGCACGGGCGGCGGCGGCGGCGTGGTGCAGGACAGCACCAGCCTGGTGGTGCGCGGCGCCGAGCTGCCGGGCAGCCAGCGGCTGCTGGTGTTCGACGACATTTCCGAGATCGTGTCGGCCCAGCGCGCGCAGGCCTGGGGCGAGGTGGCGCGGCGCGTGGCGCACGAGATCAAGAATCCGCTGACGCCGATACAGCTGTCGGCCGAGCGTCTGGCCATGAAGCTGATGGACAAGCTGGCGCCCACCGAGCAGGCGCTGCTGGGCAAGTCGGTGAAGACGATCGTCGAGCAGGTGGGCGCCATGAAGCACCTCGTGGACGAGTTCCGCGATTACGCGCGCCTGCCCGCGGCCCAGCTGGTGCCGCTGGACCTCAACGGCCTGCTGGCCGATGTGCTGCATCTTTACGGCGAGGAGAATGCGGCAGTGCGCATCAACGCGCAGCTCGACCCGAACTGCCCCTGGATTGCAGGGGATGCGCAGCAACTGCGGCAGATCGTGCATAACCTGCTGCAAAATGCCCAGCATGCCACCGAGCAGGCCGCTGCCGAGAACGGCAGCGCTCCCGAGGCGGTGGAGCTGGCCACGCAATGGAACGAAGTCACCGGTCGCGTGCATTTAAGCATCAGCGATCGAGGGACAGGATTTCCCGCGAATATCCTGCAGCGGGCCTTCGAGCCCTATGTCACAACCAAGGCACGCGGCACCGGTTTGGGCCTGGCCGTGGTCAAGAAAATCGCAGATGAGCATTCGGCCCGCATCAACTTGAGCAACCGGGTGGAAAACGGGGTAGTGCGGGGAGCCCAAGTGTCGCTATCATTTGCCCCAGTAACCAAGGTCCTCGCAGAGGACGCCGCTCAGCGCAGTACATAG
- the rsmB gene encoding 16S rRNA (cytosine(967)-C(5))-methyltransferase RsmB: MSRIFPPSSREPAPAAGGAPALSQQLAEVAQALQAILAGQSGTQALSAVPQRLRPGVQALLFQVLRQLGRAQALRAELAPRTPPPRVNALLCTALALAWDETQAPYPPFTLVNQAVEAAKRGPAQRQAAFINACLRRFLRERDALVRKTDSQPQALWNHPQWWIERLKQDHPAHWQQILAANNRHAPMTLRVNRLQGTVEEYRQLLSAQQLAATPVGEDGLELAQPQPVQALPGFAQGQVSVQDAAAQMAAPLLLAGLDLARPLRVLDACAAPGGKTAHLLEYAGADMGNRAPLQVTALEIDPERSQRIHETLERVGVKAQVLVADAARPEQWWPQAGGAQFDAILLDAPCTASGIVRRHPDVRWLRRESDVAQLAAIQSRLLDTLWPLLRDGGRMLYCTCSVFRAEGDQQVKAFLARNSQARLLPSPGHLIPGNIAQNAAVPDNQPGDHDGFFYALLEKTA; the protein is encoded by the coding sequence ATGAGCCGAATCTTTCCTCCTTCTTCGCGAGAACCTGCGCCGGCCGCAGGCGGCGCACCCGCGCTGTCGCAGCAGCTGGCCGAAGTCGCCCAGGCGCTGCAGGCCATCCTGGCCGGCCAGTCGGGCACGCAGGCGCTGTCGGCCGTGCCCCAGCGCTTGCGCCCGGGCGTGCAGGCGCTGCTGTTCCAGGTCCTGCGCCAGCTCGGCCGCGCCCAGGCGCTGCGCGCCGAGCTGGCACCGCGCACGCCGCCGCCGCGCGTGAACGCGCTTCTGTGCACGGCGCTGGCGCTGGCCTGGGATGAAACCCAGGCGCCGTATCCGCCGTTCACGCTGGTCAACCAGGCGGTCGAGGCCGCCAAGCGCGGCCCGGCCCAGCGCCAGGCGGCGTTCATCAATGCCTGCCTGCGGCGCTTCCTGCGCGAGCGCGATGCGCTGGTGCGCAAGACGGATTCCCAGCCGCAGGCGCTGTGGAACCATCCCCAGTGGTGGATCGAGCGGCTCAAGCAGGACCATCCCGCGCACTGGCAGCAGATCCTCGCGGCCAACAACCGGCATGCGCCCATGACGCTGCGCGTCAACCGGCTGCAGGGCACGGTGGAGGAGTACCGGCAGCTGCTGTCGGCGCAGCAGCTGGCAGCCACGCCCGTGGGTGAGGACGGCCTGGAGCTGGCCCAGCCCCAGCCGGTGCAGGCGCTGCCCGGCTTTGCGCAGGGCCAGGTGTCGGTGCAGGATGCGGCCGCGCAGATGGCCGCGCCGCTGCTGCTGGCGGGCCTGGATCTCGCCCGGCCGCTACGTGTGCTCGACGCCTGCGCCGCGCCCGGCGGCAAGACGGCGCATCTGCTGGAGTACGCGGGCGCAGACATGGGCAACAGGGCGCCGCTGCAGGTCACGGCGCTGGAGATCGACCCCGAGCGCAGCCAGCGCATCCACGAGACGCTGGAGCGCGTGGGCGTGAAGGCGCAGGTGCTGGTGGCCGATGCGGCGCGCCCCGAACAGTGGTGGCCGCAGGCCGGCGGCGCGCAGTTCGACGCCATCCTGCTGGACGCGCCCTGCACGGCCTCGGGCATCGTGCGGCGCCACCCCGACGTGCGCTGGCTGCGCCGCGAAAGCGATGTGGCGCAGCTGGCGGCGATCCAGTCGCGGCTGCTCGACACGCTGTGGCCGCTGCTGCGCGACGGCGGGCGCATGCTTTACTGCACCTGCTCGGTTTTCAGGGCCGAGGGCGACCAGCAGGTGAAAGCGTTCCTTGCGCGCAACAGTCAGGCGCGGCTGCTGCCTTCGCCCGGACATTTAATTCCGGGCAATATCGCGCAAAACGCGGCTGTCCCGGACAATCAACCGGGTGACCATGATGGATTCTTCTACGCCCTGCTGGAAAAGACCGCTTGA
- a CDS encoding LemA family protein — protein sequence MWSVSLDWIVLAVLVFWAVGAYNRIMRLRTACVQAFGALDSYLQQAQGLLSEWSATQTMDEDPTAPRRLADAAWQQSLAAMGAALAAARARPLHAPTVQRFERSHEAQFVAWQALKNLPGSPDEAAWRLRWQQQQAQTGLAADQFNTAVAQYNAAIAQFPARVLAWFFGFRAARALQPALGGPLPDTAA from the coding sequence ATGTGGTCTGTATCCCTGGACTGGATCGTCCTGGCCGTGCTGGTCTTCTGGGCCGTGGGTGCCTATAACCGCATCATGCGTCTGCGCACCGCCTGCGTGCAGGCCTTTGGCGCGCTGGACAGCTATCTGCAGCAGGCCCAAGGGCTGCTGAGCGAATGGAGCGCGACGCAGACCATGGATGAAGACCCGACGGCGCCGCGGCGCCTGGCCGATGCCGCCTGGCAGCAGAGCCTGGCGGCCATGGGCGCGGCTTTGGCCGCCGCCCGGGCGCGGCCGCTGCATGCGCCGACAGTGCAGCGCTTCGAGCGCTCGCACGAAGCGCAGTTCGTGGCCTGGCAAGCCCTGAAGAACCTGCCGGGATCGCCCGACGAAGCCGCATGGCGCCTGCGCTGGCAGCAGCAGCAGGCCCAGACCGGACTGGCCGCCGACCAGTTCAACACCGCAGTGGCGCAATACAACGCGGCCATTGCCCAATTTCCAGCGCGCGTGCTGGCGTGGTTCTTCGGATTCCGCGCCGCGCGAGCGCTCCAACCGGCCCTCGGGGGCCCGCTTCCAGATACTGCCGCATGA
- the rpoC gene encoding DNA-directed RNA polymerase subunit beta': MKSLLDLFKQFTPDEHFDAIRIGMASPEKIRSWSFGEVKKPETINYRTFKPERDGLFCAKIFGPIKDYECLCGKYKRLKHRGVICEKCGVEVTQTKVRRERMGHIDLAAPCAHIWFLKSLPSRLGLVLDMTLRDIERVLYFEAYVVTDPGMTPLKKFGIMSEDDYDAKRKEYGDEFIAKMGAEGIKDLLESIDIEIEIDKLRNDLTGSEVKIKKNAKRLKLLEAFKKSGIKPGWMVLEVLPVLPPDLRPLVPLDGGRFATSDLNDLYRRVINRNSRLRRLLELKAPEIIARNEKRMLQEAVDSLLDNGRRGKAMTGANKRALKSLADMIKGKSGRFRQNLLGKRVDYSGRSVITVGPYLKLHQCGLPKLMALELFKPFIFSRLEAMGIATTIKAAKKEVESGTPVVWDILEEVIKEHPVMLNRAPTLHRLGIQAFEPILIEGKAIQLHPLVCAAFNADFDGDQMAVHVPLSVEAQMEARTLMLASNNVLFPASGEPSIVPSQDVVLGLYHATRERINGKGEGMVFADIGEVQRALDAEQVELTAKINVRMTEWTKNKATGEFEPSTQLVETTVGRALLSEILPKGLPFSNMNKALKKKEISKLINTSFRKCGLKATVVFADKLLQNGFRLSTHAGISIAIGDMLVPPQKAEIIGRAEAEVKEIQQQYVSGLVTSGERYNKVVDIWGKAGDEVSKVMMQQLAKEKTIDRHGNEVDQESFNAIYMMADSGARGSAAQIRQLAGMRGLMAKPDGSIIETPITANFREGLNVLQYFISTHGARKGLADTALKTANSGYLTRRLVDVTQDLVVTEQDCGTSNGTLMRAIVEGGEVIESLRERVLGRTTAEDVLSPETRAVVVPAGTLLEEDVIEGLEAAGVDEVKVRTALNCETRYGLCASCYGRDLGRGGQINLGEAVGVIAAQSIGEPGTQLTMRTFHIGGAASRAAIASSVEAKSNGLIAFNPTMRYVTNTRGELVVISRSGEIVIQDEHGRERERHKVPYGAILTIKADQTIKAGTILANWDPLTRPIITEYAGSVKFENVEEGLTVAKQLDEVTGLSTLVVIDPKRRGSTKVIRPQVKLIDANNQEVKIPGTDHSVTIGFQVGALIQVRDGQEVGPGEVLARIPVEGQKTRDITGGLPRVAELFEARTPKDKGTLAEMTGTISFGKETKGKVRLQITDLEGKVSEELVPKERNILVHEGQVVNKGELIVDGPADPQDILRLLGIEELSRYIVDEVQDVYRLQGVKINDKHIEVIVRQMLRRVVVENPGESTYIAGEQIERSEILNTNEQLLAEGKIPATYSNVLLGITKASLSTDSFISAASFQETTRVLTEAAIMGKRDELRGLKENVIVGRLIPAGTGLAYHQARKAKDAMDDAERRAIAEAEAAELAGIVEEGADTVSAGDPSAD; the protein is encoded by the coding sequence ATGAAATCGCTACTCGACCTATTCAAGCAATTCACGCCGGATGAGCATTTCGATGCCATCCGCATCGGCATGGCTTCGCCCGAGAAGATCCGTTCGTGGTCTTTCGGCGAAGTGAAGAAGCCCGAGACCATCAACTACCGCACGTTCAAGCCCGAACGCGACGGCCTGTTCTGCGCCAAGATTTTTGGTCCCATCAAGGACTACGAATGCCTGTGCGGCAAGTACAAGCGCCTGAAGCACCGCGGCGTGATCTGCGAGAAGTGCGGCGTTGAAGTCACGCAGACCAAGGTGCGCCGCGAGCGCATGGGTCACATCGACCTGGCTGCGCCCTGCGCGCACATCTGGTTCCTGAAGTCGCTGCCGTCGCGTCTGGGCCTGGTGCTCGACATGACGCTGCGCGACATCGAGCGCGTGCTGTACTTCGAAGCCTATGTGGTGACCGACCCCGGCATGACCCCGCTGAAGAAGTTCGGCATCATGTCCGAGGACGACTACGACGCCAAGCGCAAGGAATACGGCGATGAATTCATCGCCAAGATGGGCGCCGAAGGCATCAAGGACCTGCTGGAGTCGATCGACATCGAGATCGAGATCGACAAGCTGCGCAACGACCTGACGGGCTCCGAAGTCAAGATCAAGAAGAACGCCAAGCGCCTGAAGCTGCTCGAAGCCTTCAAGAAGTCGGGCATCAAGCCCGGCTGGATGGTGCTCGAGGTGCTGCCCGTGCTGCCGCCGGACCTGCGTCCGCTGGTGCCGCTGGACGGCGGCCGCTTCGCGACCTCCGACCTGAACGACCTGTACCGCCGCGTCATCAACCGCAACAGCCGCCTGCGCCGTCTGCTGGAGCTGAAGGCGCCGGAAATCATCGCGCGCAACGAAAAGCGCATGCTGCAGGAAGCCGTCGACAGCCTGCTGGACAACGGCCGCCGTGGCAAGGCCATGACGGGCGCGAACAAGCGCGCCCTCAAGTCGCTGGCCGACATGATCAAGGGCAAGAGCGGCCGCTTCCGCCAGAACCTGCTGGGCAAGCGCGTGGACTACTCCGGTCGTTCCGTCATCACGGTGGGTCCTTACCTCAAGCTGCACCAGTGCGGTCTGCCCAAGCTGATGGCGCTCGAGCTGTTCAAGCCCTTCATCTTCTCGCGCCTCGAAGCCATGGGCATCGCGACGACGATCAAGGCCGCCAAGAAGGAAGTCGAATCCGGCACGCCGGTGGTGTGGGACATCCTGGAAGAGGTCATCAAGGAACACCCGGTGATGCTCAACCGTGCGCCCACGCTGCACCGTCTGGGTATCCAGGCTTTCGAGCCGATCCTGATCGAAGGCAAGGCCATCCAGCTGCACCCGCTCGTCTGCGCGGCCTTCAACGCCGACTTCGACGGTGACCAGATGGCTGTCCACGTGCCGCTGTCGGTGGAAGCGCAGATGGAAGCCCGCACGCTGATGCTGGCCTCCAACAACGTGCTGTTCCCGGCTTCGGGCGAACCGTCGATCGTTCCCTCGCAGGACGTGGTGCTGGGCCTGTACCACGCCACCCGCGAGCGCATCAACGGCAAGGGCGAGGGCATGGTCTTCGCCGACATCGGTGAAGTGCAGCGCGCGCTGGACGCGGAGCAGGTCGAACTGACCGCGAAGATCAACGTGCGCATGACGGAGTGGACCAAGAACAAGGCGACGGGCGAATTCGAGCCCTCGACCCAGCTCGTGGAAACCACCGTCGGCCGCGCGCTGCTGTCGGAAATCCTGCCCAAGGGCCTGCCGTTCAGCAACATGAACAAGGCGCTGAAGAAGAAGGAAATCTCCAAGCTCATCAACACCTCGTTCCGCAAGTGCGGTCTGAAGGCGACGGTGGTGTTTGCCGACAAGCTGCTGCAAAACGGTTTCCGCCTGTCGACGCACGCCGGCATCTCGATCGCCATCGGCGACATGCTGGTGCCCCCGCAGAAGGCCGAGATCATCGGCCGCGCGGAAGCCGAAGTGAAGGAGATCCAGCAGCAGTACGTCTCCGGTCTGGTGACGTCCGGCGAGCGCTACAACAAGGTCGTGGACATCTGGGGCAAGGCCGGTGACGAAGTCTCCAAGGTCATGATGCAGCAGCTGGCCAAGGAAAAGACCATCGACCGCCACGGCAACGAGGTGGACCAGGAATCGTTCAACGCGATCTACATGATGGCCGACTCCGGCGCCCGCGGTTCCGCGGCGCAGATTCGCCAGCTCGCCGGCATGCGTGGCCTGATGGCCAAGCCCGACGGCTCGATCATCGAGACGCCGATCACCGCGAACTTCCGCGAAGGCCTGAACGTGTTGCAGTACTTCATCTCCACCCACGGTGCCCGCAAGGGTCTCGCGGATACGGCGCTGAAGACGGCCAACTCGGGTTACCTGACGCGCCGCCTGGTCGACGTGACGCAGGACCTGGTCGTGACCGAGCAGGATTGCGGCACGAGCAACGGCACGCTGATGCGCGCCATCGTCGAGGGCGGTGAAGTCATCGAATCGCTGCGCGAACGCGTGCTGGGCCGCACCACGGCCGAGGACGTGCTCAGCCCCGAGACGCGCGCCGTGGTCGTTCCCGCGGGCACGCTGCTCGAGGAAGACGTCATCGAAGGCCTGGAAGCCGCCGGTGTCGACGAAGTCAAGGTGCGCACGGCGCTGAACTGCGAGACCCGCTATGGTCTGTGCGCCAGCTGCTACGGCCGCGACCTGGGCCGTGGCGGCCAGATCAACCTCGGCGAAGCCGTGGGTGTGATCGCTGCCCAGTCGATCGGCGAGCCCGGCACGCAGCTGACCATGCGTACGTTCCACATCGGTGGCGCGGCATCGCGTGCGGCCATCGCGTCGAGCGTGGAAGCCAAGTCCAATGGCTTGATCGCTTTCAACCCGACGATGCGCTATGTGACCAACACCCGTGGCGAGCTGGTGGTGATTTCGCGTTCCGGCGAGATCGTCATCCAGGACGAGCACGGCCGCGAGCGCGAGCGCCACAAGGTGCCGTACGGCGCGATCCTGACGATCAAGGCCGACCAGACCATCAAGGCTGGCACGATCCTGGCGAACTGGGATCCGCTGACCCGACCGATCATCACCGAGTACGCCGGTAGCGTGAAGTTCGAGAACGTCGAGGAAGGCCTGACGGTTGCCAAGCAGCTGGACGAGGTGACCGGTCTGTCCACGCTGGTGGTGATCGATCCGAAGCGCCGCGGCTCGACCAAGGTGATCCGTCCCCAGGTCAAGCTGATCGACGCGAACAACCAGGAAGTCAAGATCCCCGGCACCGACCACTCGGTGACGATCGGCTTCCAGGTGGGCGCGCTGATCCAGGTGCGCGACGGCCAGGAAGTGGGCCCCGGCGAAGTGCTGGCACGTATTCCGGTCGAAGGCCAGAAGACGCGCGACATCACCGGTGGTCTGCCGCGCGTGGCCGAGCTGTTCGAAGCCCGCACGCCCAAGGACAAGGGCACGCTGGCCGAGATGACCGGCACGATCTCCTTCGGCAAGGAAACCAAGGGCAAGGTGCGCCTGCAGATCACCGATCTGGAAGGCAAGGTCTCCGAGGAACTGGTGCCCAAGGAGCGCAACATCCTGGTGCACGAGGGCCAGGTGGTGAACAAGGGCGAGCTGATCGTCGACGGCCCGGCCGATCCGCAGGACATCCTGCGCCTGCTGGGCATCGAGGAGCTGTCGCGCTACATCGTGGACGAAGTCCAGGACGTGTACCGCTTGCAGGGCGTGAAGATCAACGACAAGCACATCGAAGTGATCGTGCGCCAGATGCTGCGCCGCGTCGTGGTCGAGAACCCCGGCGAGTCGACCTACATCGCCGGCGAGCAGATCGAGCGCTCGGAGATCCTCAACACCAACGAGCAGCTGCTAGCCGAGGGCAAGATCCCCGCGACGTACTCGAACGTGCTGCTGGGTATCACCAAGGCATCGCTGTCGACCGATTCGTTCATCTCCGCGGCTTCCTTCCAGGAAACCACCCGCGTGCTCACCGAGGCTGCCATCATGGGCAAGCGCGACGAGCTGCGCGGCCTGAAGGAGAACGTGATCGTCGGCCGCCTGATTCCTGCGGGTACCGGCCTGGCCTACCACCAGGCACGCAAGGCCAAGGACGCCATGGACGACGCCGAGCGCCGCGCCATCGCCGAAGCCGAAGCCGCCGAACTGGCTGGCATCGTTGAGGAAGGTGCGGACACCGTCTCCGCCGGTGACCCCTCTGCAGATTAA
- a CDS encoding DUF4390 domain-containing protein, whose protein sequence is MPRAGAWHWCLLCLLCLWTWGLCGEARAQGHAEITQMQVERTPEGMLLSAALAFDLPEHVEDALRKGITMHFVLQAQVLRERWYWSDLEMAHAARYLRLSYQPLTRRWRLHISPEPLTGPGQGLALAQTYDELADAIGAMQRVARWKIADSAQVPEDLPVTVQMRFGLDLSQLPRPLQIGAFGRSGWILQMSQSLRLAGGGLP, encoded by the coding sequence ATGCCGCGCGCAGGCGCCTGGCACTGGTGCCTCCTCTGCCTGCTGTGCCTGTGGACCTGGGGCCTGTGCGGCGAAGCCCGCGCCCAGGGGCATGCCGAGATCACGCAGATGCAGGTCGAGCGCACGCCCGAAGGCATGCTGCTGAGCGCGGCGCTGGCCTTCGATCTGCCCGAGCATGTCGAGGATGCACTGCGCAAGGGCATCACCATGCATTTCGTGCTGCAGGCGCAGGTGCTGCGCGAGCGCTGGTACTGGTCGGACCTCGAGATGGCGCACGCCGCGCGCTATCTGCGCCTGAGCTATCAACCGCTGACGCGGCGCTGGCGGCTGCATATCTCGCCCGAGCCGTTGACGGGCCCGGGCCAGGGGCTGGCGCTGGCGCAGACCTATGACGAGCTGGCCGACGCGATCGGCGCCATGCAGCGCGTGGCGCGCTGGAAGATCGCCGACAGCGCGCAGGTGCCCGAGGACCTGCCGGTCACGGTGCAGATGCGCTTTGGCCTGGACCTGTCGCAGCTGCCACGGCCGCTGCAGATCGGCGCCTTCGGCCGCTCGGGCTGGATCCTGCAGATGTCGCAGAGCCTGCGGCTTGCGGGCGGAGGCCTGCCTTGA